One window of Medicago truncatula cultivar Jemalong A17 chromosome 2, MtrunA17r5.0-ANR, whole genome shotgun sequence genomic DNA carries:
- the LOC112419265 gene encoding uncharacterized protein, translated as MPPKVGRPRNQKRKNLDEEHSTSWKCPVYVKRDSILNSKMIIDRRQSLRSSKRLSETGKTSLPISSREQSSASDGNQQPDDRSNTINSAYQVQGAGFDQVQSCSRYLVAVSHPLTLEPDLGHDAENVENSMVAIPVKVEELGEAEMSLSNGSNQMAEQNNFETESDPLEQEALAGEIQASKKFDEISNKNTRKCISRAGCSSPSFSLKLTAMAEEEDDDELDSEIQSRPKDNIKEYQIKSEHMPVLRKIIGKHGDIVKNCTTKFVKFRSLFLEAICEIIAELDKKNASIANISSKNLEKKIDVVSYIKNQNVDVEWLHSRLTEILEARRILKQTCKLIQETDSVRMVTEAAERDLNKWEARKEELTEKVKEIFHELKEATDKEADCKERLVRAHNESTKISQIVKDAKSKVRRFLDCSLIDDLL; from the exons ATGCCACCAAAAGTGGGAAGACCAAGGAATCAGAAAAGGAAGAACTTGGATGAAGAACAT TCCACGTCTTGGAAGTGCCCTGTCTATGTCAAAAGGGATTCAATTCTGAATTCCAAGATGATTATCGATCGCCGCCAGTCCTTGAGATCCTCCAAAAGGCTTAGTGAAACTGGAAAAACATCCCTGCCAATATCCTCAAGAGAACagtcttctgcttctgatggcAACCAACAACCTGATGATCGATCCAACACTATCAATTCT GCATATCAAGTTCAAGGAGCAGGTTTTGATCAAGTACAATCCTGTTCAAGATACCTAGTAGCAGTTTCTCATCCTCTCACACTGGAACCAGATTTGGGACATGATGCTGAAAATGTGGAAAATTCAATGGTAGCTATACCAGTGAAGGTGGAGGAACTAGGTGAGGCTGAAATGTCATTGTCCAATGGTTCAAATCAAATGGCtgaacaaaataattttgaaacagAAAGTGACCCTCTTGAGCAGGAGGCATTGGCAGGGGAAATTCAAGCCTCGAAAAAGTTTGATGAAATAAGTAATAAGAATACTAGGAAGTGTATTTCAAGGGCTGGATGTTCATCCCCGTCCTTTAGCCTCAAACTAACTGCAATGGCggaagaggaagatgatgatgagCTTGATTCCGAAATACAAAGCCGGCCTAAGGACAATATTAAAGAATATCAAATAAAGTCGGAACATATGCCGGTATTAAGAAAAATCATCGGCAAGCATGGAGATATTGTGAAGAACTGCACGACAAAGTTTGTGAAGTTCCGTTCATTGTTCTTGGAGGCAATTTGTGAAATCATAGCAGAGTTGGACAAAAAGAATGCTAGTATTGCTAACATCTCAAGCAAAAACCTGGAAAAGAAGATTGACGTCGTGAGTTATATAAAAAACCAGAACGTGGATGTTGAATGGCTTCACAGCAGGCTAACTGAGATACTTGAGGCAAGGCGAATTCTTAAGCAGACTTGCAAGCTGATACAGGAAACAGACAGCGTTAGGATGGTGACTGAAGCTGCTGAAAGAGATTTGAACAAATGGGAAGCAAGGAAGGAGGAACTGACAGAGAAGGTTAAAGAAATATTTCATGAATTGAAAGAAGCAACTGATAAGGAAGCTGATTGCAAAGAAAGATTGGTTAGAGCGCACAATGAGTCTACCAAGATATCTCAAATAGTCAAAGATGCCAAATCTAAAGTCAGACGATTTCTTGACTGCTCACTTATTGATGATTTGCTTTAG
- the LOC11430332 gene encoding F-box/LRR-repeat protein At4g14103, whose product MAVDRIGSLPDEILIHILSFVPTKQAFVTSILSKRWTHLWCFVPNLDFSDTKLKNGEDSSRFSNFVNTVFHSQDCFGSHAINSFILDIDHFFSGLLPCGTYYINGWVDILVERKVQYLNLYLHAPVNWEETIPPTLPTAIFTSTTLVVLKLCWFFMGVDFPFPFTFPSLKTLHLKDFYFHQQSDFFMLLDGCPVLQDLQLSNINRGHFDFASLLYLSSSRLKNLNRADIIDCHCIFPMKSLSNLEFLRIQLLEYDQPNDFPTFHNLIHLVINYDGDIVVQVLHHCPKLQNLELYRKLQGCNWEDEFIEEDDQENWVDSEFVPPCFSLNLTTCTIRDFAFAGLQHCHIMLAKFILKNARVLRTMTILCNKKQSKVERLLSSCPRASTTCQLSIY is encoded by the exons ATGGCGGTAGATAGGATTGGAAGTTTACCAGACGAGATTCTGATTCACATTCTCTCTTTTGTTCCCACCAAACAAGCCTTTGTCACATCCATTCTTTCAAAGAGATGGACTCATCTATGGTGTTTTGTTCCCAATCTTGACTTCAGTGACACGAAACTTAAAAATGGCGAAGACAGTTCCCGCTTCAGCAACTTTGTCAACACCGTTTTTCACTCGCAAGATTGCTTTGGTTCTCATGCCATCAACAGTTTCATCCTCGACATTGATCACTTTTTCTCTGGACTTCTCCCTTGTGGAACTTACTATATCAACGGATGGGTAGACATTTTGGTTGAACGCAAAGTTCAATATCTCAATCTCTATCTTCATGCTCCCGTTAATTGGGAAGAAACAATACCCCCTACGTTGCCTACTGCTATATTTACTAGTACAACCCTTGTTGTTCTCAAGCTATGTTGGTTCTTTATGGGTGTGgattttccttttccttttacTTTTCCCTCACTCAAAACCCTACATTTGAAAGACTTCTACTTCCATCAACAATCTGATTTTTTTATGCTTCTAGATGGATGTCCAGTTCTTCAAGATCTTCAACTGTCTAATATAAACCGGGGCCATTTCGATTTCGCTTCTTTACTGTATTTAAGCAGCTCaagattaaaaaatttgaacagAGCAGATATTATCGATTGTCATTGCATTTTTCCGATGAAATCGCTTTCAAATTTGGAGTTTCTACGTATACAACTATTGGAG tATGATCAGCCTAATGACTTCCCTACATTCCATAATTTGATCCATTTGGTGATCAACTACGACGGGGATATAGTTGTACAAGTGCTCCACCATTGCCCTAAGCTTCAAAATCTTGAACTTTATCGG AAGTTACAAGGCTGTAATTGGGAGGATGAGTTCATTGAAGAAGATGATCAAGAAAATTGGGTGGATTCCGAATTTGTTCCACCTTGCTTTTCGTTAAACCTTACAACTTGCACTATTCGGGACTTCGCATTTGCAGGCCTACAACATTGTCACATTATGTTAGCAAAATTTATTCTAAAGAATGCAAGAGTTTTACGAACTATGACTATCTTGTGCAACAAGAAACAGTCTAAAGTAGAAAGACTATTATCCTCATGTCCAAGGGCTTCTACAACATGTCAACTTTCAATTTATTGA